Proteins encoded together in one Dermacentor variabilis isolate Ectoservices chromosome 2, ASM5094787v1, whole genome shotgun sequence window:
- the LOC142570318 gene encoding neprilysin-2-like, whose protein sequence is MSGGGGRVPTAPWVAPTATSIFPPRSQPLRWRLCVVCSALTVVAIGIGAALALQRIMSDPGSGSRGLLEFGRRNRGASSSAPMLLPGRRDSAPSCAGESCHRLARYISESLQDGDPCDNFYEYVCSNWSATYQLQGEAMYSEAVMSTRELEDQLTAMLAAGTEDTSSRAMFDLYNACLNMTSSGSETLAFQEVLDSVGLNGFPYAWSLASSAAVAGRLLRVTGVSPFVHISLTNKGIKLYGAPTLFPDFVYVANAHRGWYIDAARRVARMSMPELFDFEQELVALLSAPVEEYSTVTVKELESTAEWNWAEFLTNAMFGIRTITTATKVTYEPKRLGVGLLGLVSSAKPALVLNYLAFRLALAYAPMLPGKRFRKLSDVSVAQTVGWEDGWSERRSHVCTVIAARAEPGLAAYLLVTQSKHEENEPVLRSMAEHAKRDVLEFLGEMSWVTTSFLAKLEHRVKRLKTAFFTPAEWRKFAFRAIQCRPFSCASAGRRAVDVFRKIVAQRQRRRLAASRRPFPDYPLDLFETESRVLDDGTLFVPLGAVRGVYHQEAFWEYHLPRVLLQMSAALLDVFRHVSFQLRSNYTDLHDRFAATESCLREARLSMSETTSVPFTSNGTAREDVRDLLAVAAAFRAYSRLIGNGAEGTLPGLPFSNDQLFFVHFALSRCERYDTAYEDQLLRHGRRAHAAYRVNGPLRHSVSFSRAFQCRRGSYMNLRRKCVF, encoded by the exons ATGTCTGGCGGCGGCGGTCGTGTTCCTACGGCTCCGTGGGTGGCCCCCACGGCCACATCCATCTTCCCTCCTCGGTCCCAGCCCCTGCGCTGGCGCCTGTGCGTGGTCTGCAGTGCTCTGACCGTGGTCGCGATCGGGATCGGCGCCGCGCTGGCCTTGCAACGAATAATGAGCGACCCCGGGTCAGGCTCACGCGGCTTGCTGGAATTCGGCCGGCGAAACCGGGGGGCTTCGTCATCGGCGCCGATGTTGCTGCCCGGTCGTCGAGACTCGGCACCGAGCTGCGCCGGCGAAAGCTGTCACCGTCTTGCCAG GTACATCTCAGAGTCTCTCCAAGATGGCGACCCCTGTGACAACTTCTACGAGTATGTCTGCTCGAACTGGAGCGCCACCTACCAACTACAGGGCGAGGCCATGTACTCCGAGGCTGTCATGAGCACCCGCGAATTGGAAGACCAGCTGACGGCCATGCTTGCGGCCGGCACTGAAGACACGAGTAGCCGCGCCATGTTCGACCTGTACAATGCCTGCCTGAACATGACTTCCTCTGGTTCAGAAACGCTCGCCTTCCAAGAGGTCCTCGACAGCGTCGGCCTTAACGGATTTCCCTATGCCTGGAGCCTCGCCAGTTCAGCTGCTGTTGCCGGCAGGCTTCTGCGAGTCACCGGCGTCTCACCATTCGTACACATAAGCCTGACGAACAAAGGAATCAAGCTGTACGGGGCACCTACACTATTCCCAGATTTCGTTTACGTGGCCAACGCGCATCGTGGTTGGTACATAGACGCGGCGCGTCGTGTTGCCCGCATGTCTATGCCAGAGCTCTTCGATTTTGAGCAGGAACTCGTGGCACTCCTCAGCGCGCCTGTCGAAGAATACTCGACGGTGACTGTCAAAGAGCTCGAGTCAACCGCGGAGTGGAATTGGGCGGAGTTTTTGACGAACGCCATGTTCGGCATCCGTACAATTACAACCGCTACGAAGGTGACATACGAGCCCAAGCGCCTCGGGGTCGGTTTGCTCGGGCTCGTGTCCTCCGCGAAGCCAGCGCTGGTGCTCAACTATCTGGCGTTTAGACTGGCGCTCGCGTATGCACCGATGCTGCCGGGCAAACGCTTCCGGAAATTGAGCGACGTGTCAGTCGCGCAGACGGTCGGCTGGGAGGACGGCTGGAGCGAGCGTCGCAGCCACGTCTGCACCGTTATAGCAGCTCGAGCCGAACCGGGACTCGCGGCTTACCTGCTGGTCACCCAGTCGAAACATGAAGAGAACGAGCCTGTGCTCAGAAGCATGGCGGAACACGCCAAGAGGGACGTTCTTGAATTCCTCGGCGAGATGTCCTGGGTGACGACGTCGTTCCTGGCCAAGCTAGAGCACCGCGTCAAGAGGCTCAAGACGGCATTCTTCACGCCGGCCGAGTGGAGGAAGTTCGCGTTCCGCGCGATCCAGTGCCGTCCGTTTAGCTGCGCTTCGGCTGGCCGTCGGGCGGTCGACGTCTTCCGGAAAATTGTGGCGCAGCGCCAGCGTCGACGCCTGGCGGCCAGCAGGCGGCCGTTTCCCGACTATCCGCTCGACCTGTTCGAGACCGAAAGTCGCGTGCTCGACGACGGCACGCTGTTCGTGCCTCTTGGGGCCGTGCGCGGGGTTTATCACCAGGAAGCCTTCTGGGAGTATCACCTTCCGCGCGTGCTCCTCCAGATGAGCGCCGCTCTGCTGGACGTGTTTCGCCACGTGTCGTTCCAGCTGCGCTCCAACTACACGGACTTGCACGACCGCTTTGCGGCCACCGAGTCGTGCTTGCGCGAGGCGCGGCTGTCTATGAGTGAGACCACGTCGGTGCCCTTCACGTCGAATGGCACGGCTCGGGAAGATGTGCGAGACCTGCTCGCTGTTGCAGCAGCATTTCGCGCGTATAGCCGGCTCATAGGTAACGGCGCAGAAGGCACGTTGCCCGGCTTACCGTTCAGTAATGACCAGCTGTTCTTTGTGCATTTTGCACTGAGTCGCTGCGAGAGGTACGACACCGCCTACGAAGACCAGCTACTGCGACATGGACGCCGCGCGCACGCTGCCTACCGGGTCAACGGACCTCTGCGTCATTCGGTCAGCTTCAGTAGGGCCTTCCAGTGTCGCCGCGGCTCATACATGAACCTGCGGCGCAAGTGCGTCTTCTGA